One stretch of Astatotilapia calliptera chromosome 3, fAstCal1.2, whole genome shotgun sequence DNA includes these proteins:
- the LOC113019056 gene encoding uncharacterized protein LOC113019056 isoform X2 — translation MIRLPFSAAVLLVFISQVFGDLIQASVGDDVKFVLSDECMKGHGALNLHLKDGSIQVVASLHGHWEPGRAYTDRVTVSSDFLKLTSVDLNDQGMYDFTCKKKGKLELTDLQVFLPSEVVADEGEDAALPCRSITAGQRVKSAQWRRDGEVVLELNPPQVTEGNGFESRVSISSDWYQRADLSLTIKRVHLRDRGVYFCDVDKTERHSSAVRLRVREIVPESLTSTLKPTLMQPFGSSDI, via the exons ATGATACGGTTACCATTTTCTGCAGCTGTTCTTCTAGTTTTTATCAGCCAGGTCTTTGGAGACTTGATCCAGGCGAGTGTAGGGGATGATGTTAAGTTTGTACTCTCAGATGAGTGCATGAAGGGACACGGGGCACTGAATCTACACCTGAAGGACGGCAGCATTCAGGTGGTGGCGTCTCTTCATGGTCACTGGGAGCCGGGGCGAGCTTACACTGACCGGGTGACTGTAAGCAgcgattttttaaaactgacaaGTGTAGATTTAAATGACCAGGGCATGTATGACTTTACATGCAAGAAGAAAGGGAAGCTAGAGCTCACTGATCTGCAAGTATTCCTGCCCTCTGAAGTTGTTGCAGATGAGGGTGAGGATGCTGCACTGCCGTGCCGCTCCATCACAGCAGGTCAGAGGGTGAAGTCTGCGCAGTGGAGGCGAGACGGAGAGGTGGTGCTGGAGCTGAATCCTCCCCAGGTTACTGAGGGGAATGGCTTTGAAAGCCGGGTATCAATATCATCAGACTGGTACCAAAGGGCAGACCTGTCCCTCACCATAAAGCGAGTTCACCTGAGGGATCGAGGCGTTTATTTCTGTGACGTGGACAAGACGGAGCGACACAGCTCAGCTGTGCGCCTGCGAGTTCGAGAGATCGTCCCTGAATCCCTGACCAGCACGCTAAAGCCTACACTGATG CAGCCTTTTGGATCCTCTGATATCTGA
- the LOC113019056 gene encoding uncharacterized protein LOC113019056 isoform X3 encodes MIRLPFSAAVLLVFISQVFGDLIQASVGDDVKFVLSDECMKGHGALNLHLKDGSIQVVASLHGHWEPGRAYTDRVTVSSDFLKLTSVDLNDQGMYDFTCKKKGKLELTDLQVFLPSEVVADEGEDAALPCRSITAGQRVKSAQWRRDGEVVLELNPPQVTEGNGFESRVSISSDWYQRADLSLTIKRVHLRDRGVYFCDVDKTERHSSAVRLRVREIVPESLTSTLKPTLMPFGSSDI; translated from the exons ATGATACGGTTACCATTTTCTGCAGCTGTTCTTCTAGTTTTTATCAGCCAGGTCTTTGGAGACTTGATCCAGGCGAGTGTAGGGGATGATGTTAAGTTTGTACTCTCAGATGAGTGCATGAAGGGACACGGGGCACTGAATCTACACCTGAAGGACGGCAGCATTCAGGTGGTGGCGTCTCTTCATGGTCACTGGGAGCCGGGGCGAGCTTACACTGACCGGGTGACTGTAAGCAgcgattttttaaaactgacaaGTGTAGATTTAAATGACCAGGGCATGTATGACTTTACATGCAAGAAGAAAGGGAAGCTAGAGCTCACTGATCTGCAAGTATTCCTGCCCTCTGAAGTTGTTGCAGATGAGGGTGAGGATGCTGCACTGCCGTGCCGCTCCATCACAGCAGGTCAGAGGGTGAAGTCTGCGCAGTGGAGGCGAGACGGAGAGGTGGTGCTGGAGCTGAATCCTCCCCAGGTTACTGAGGGGAATGGCTTTGAAAGCCGGGTATCAATATCATCAGACTGGTACCAAAGGGCAGACCTGTCCCTCACCATAAAGCGAGTTCACCTGAGGGATCGAGGCGTTTATTTCTGTGACGTGGACAAGACGGAGCGACACAGCTCAGCTGTGCGCCTGCGAGTTCGAGAGATCGTCCCTGAATCCCTGACCAGCACGCTAAAGCCTACACTGATG CCTTTTGGATCCTCTGATATCTGA